In a genomic window of Gigantopelta aegis isolate Gae_Host chromosome 9, Gae_host_genome, whole genome shotgun sequence:
- the LOC121380938 gene encoding uncharacterized protein LOC121380938 produces MSEGQQCASQITYTRFGPYYQDGGQCTWYSTCPEIEDICSTCAQENLDIVICPVEQCLLYLTNYQAYGNRCGNIACDNLARCMSCMANCSLPQVGVATIPSYRLYYTNNIGYFYRNEI; encoded by the exons ATGTCGGAAGGTCAACAGTGTGCTTCTCAGATAACTTACACCAGGTTTGGTCCGTACTACCAAGATGGCGGACAGTGTACGTGGTACAGCACGTGTCCGGAAATAGAAGATATATGTT CGACGTGTGCCCAAGAAAACCTGGACATAGTGATCTGCCCTGTAGAACAGTGTCTCCTGTACCTGACCAACTACCAGGCGTACGGCAACAGATGTGGGAACATCGCCTGCGACAACCTGGCCAGGTGCATGAGCTGCATGGCCAACTGTAGCCTACCGCAAGTAGGTGTCGCCACCATACCCAGCTACAGACTGTACTACACCAATAATATCGGCTACTTCTACCGGAACGAAATTTGA